From the Vibrio vulnificus CMCP6 genome, the window GAAACGGGATTACTCGAGCTGTTTACCAGTATTGAAACCATTCGAGATGCAAAAAAACAACTTAAGAAATGGATGAAGCCAAGCCATCGACATACCTCTGTCTGGTTTTTTCCTGCTAAAAACAGAGTTGTTCCTCAGCCGTTAGGTGTGGTGGGCGTGATTGTGCCTTGGAACTATCCGCTGATGCTCACCATTGGTCCGCTGGTTGCGGCGCTGGCGGCAGGAAATCGCGTGATGCTCAAAATGTCGCAAAATTCACCTCATTTAGCTCAGTTGTTGGTCGAGCTGTTTGAAGCGCAGTTTAATCGTGATGAAGTGGCCATTTACGCGGACGAAGCCGAGATGGGGCCAGAGTTTTCTAAGCTCAAGTTCGACCATTTACTGTTTACTGGCTCAACGAAAACGGGACGCGCGGTGATGCAATCCGCAGCCAATAATTTGGTGCCAGTGACTTTAGAGCTGGGTGGAAAATCCCCAGTGATCTTAGATGAAAAATTTGATGTGAAGATCGCACTAGAACGCTTGCTTGGTGGCAAATTGTATAACTGTGGCCAAACGTGTATCGCGCCTGACTATCTGTTTGTGCCTCAATCTCGATTGAACGAAGTCGTCGAAACCACCAAAGCCATCATGGCGAAACGCTTTCGCACAATTCAACATCAAGATTACACCTCGATTATCGATGCCAATGCCTTTGAGCGTTTAACGCACCTGCTCAGCGACGCTAAGGAAAAAGGCGCGAAGCTCATCAACTGTATTCCAGATTCTGAACCAGAGCGAGGCAGTCGAAAACTGCCATTTTATCTAGTGACGGAGGTGGAGAGCGACATGGCAGTGATGCAAGAAGAGATCTTTGGACCGATACTGCCTATCATCACTTATCAACATATTGACGAGGTGTTCCATTACATTGCTCAGAGGCCGCGTCCTTTGGCGTTATACCTCTTTAGTGAGGATAAGTGGTTACAGAAAAAGTTCACCCAAGAAACACTGTCTGGTGGTTTGTGTATCAACGACGTCATGCTGCATGTCGCACAACACGACTTGCCGTTTGGTGGTGTCGGTGAGAGTGGCATGGGGCATTATCATGGTCGAGAAGGCTTTAACACCTTTTCGAAGTTAAAGCCCGTGATGACTCAATCTCGGTTTGCTCTCACACCACTGTTTTATTCCCCTTACAGCGGTTTCGCAAAATCGATTCTTAATGTCATGATCAACCGAAAGATTGGCAATTATGAGTCGGCCATTCAGCAGAAACTAACGAGTTTGCTGCGCATAATAGGCCGCGACGTCTCTTAAGTCTTGGTCATTCAGGCGTTGTAATTGTGCCTGCATCATATCGGCTAGTGGACCTGTCCGTTGGCCGTTTTGATAGCTTTTCATGGAATCAAACAGATATTGTTCGTTTTGGCCTGCCAGATGCGGGTAAGCATTATTGGCCGCTACGCCAGATGCGCCGTGGCAAAAGACGCAACTTGGACTTTTGACTTTGCCGAGTTCAGGATTACCTTGAAGAGCGTTTGCGTGAGCGGTGAAGGTGAAAGCAGTGGCGACTAGGCACAGAATTGGTCTTAACATGGCGGCTCCAAACTAAACGTGTTGTGTCGCAGCATAGAGCTTCCCCTAAGGGGAAGCTCAAGAGTAAAGACGTTAGCCGAGGAAGAATCGCAACTTTTCTAGAAATAGATCAATATCTTGGCGAGAAATATCTTTGTGAGTCACAAAACGAATCGGATTTCCTGGGGTAATGATGATCGATTCTTCCGCCAATTTTTGCGCAATCGCGTTGATGTCGACATTGTCATCCAGTTTGGCAAACACAATGTTTGTTTGCACGAAATCAGGATTGACATGCACACCTGGCAACTCAGACAAACCCTGCGCTAATGCTTTGGCATTGGCATGATCGACTTTTAACTGAGCTACTTGTTCGGTCAAAGCAAGCTTACCCGCTGCGGCTAAAATACCCGCTTGGCGCATACCGCCACCGACCATTTTGCGTAAACGTCGTGCTTTTGCGATGTATTCTTTAGAACCCAGCAGCAGAGAACCCACCGGAGCGCCTAATCCTTTGGAAAGACAAATGGTCATTGAATCAAAATACTGAGCGATGTCTCTTACTGGAACATCCAACGCCGTTGCTGCGTTATAAACACGAGCACCATCAAGATGGAGTTTTAGATTGTGTTTATCGACGAAAGCGCGTGCCTCTTGCAAATAGCTCAAAGGCAGCACTTTACCATTGATGGTATTTTCAAGGCTCAGCAGCTTAGTGCGCGCAAAGTGGCTGTCATCGGGTTTGATGGCGGCGGCTAGCTTGTCAAACGGTAAAGTGCCATCGGGATTGTTCTCAACCGGTTGAGGTTGGATGGAACCTAATACTGCCGCGCCTCCAGCCTCGTAACGATAGTTATGCGCTTGTTGGCCACAAAGATACTCGTCACCGCGTTCACAATGCGCCATCAAACCTAGCAGGTTTGCTTGCGTACCTGAAGTAGTAAAGAGCGCCGCTTCAAAGCCGGCTTCTTTGGCGGCAAAAGCTTCCAGCTCATTTACGGTTGGGTCATCACCGTAAACATCATCGCCGACGATGGCGTTAGCCATGGCTTCGCGCATGGCGGGAGTAGGGCGAGTTACGGTGTCAGAACGAAAATCCATAGTGTCTCCTCATGTTGGCTATATATAGCCGCAAAGCTTGGCTTTGCTTAAGCAAGCAATGGTTTTGGCGTCGCTAATGCTGCCATCTCTTATTTTTTCTTCGAGTTGTTCAAGGGATAAGCTGACCACTTGAATCACTTCATCTTCATCGCATTGATAGCGATTGGTTTGTGTCAGTTTCTTGGCCACAAACAAATATTGAATTTCGTCGCAAAATCCCGCAAGCGGTGTGACTTGGCCTAACGAGATAAACTCCTCTGCGCTGTAGCCGGTTTCTTCTTCCAGCTCACGTTCTGCACAGTGTTGAGGATCTTCACCTTGTTCTTTGGTGCCAGCAGGGAGTTCTAGTAACCATTTTTTTAGGGAAGGACGAAATTGATTAATCAGTATGATGTTGCCCTCTTCCGTGACGGGAAGGATGACAGAGGCGCCCGGGTGTTGAATCGTTGTGTGCGCGATGGCATGTCCGGTCGGGAGTAGCACCTCTTCTTCTATTAGGGCGATGTTTTTCCATTTATGTATGACGGTGCTCATAGATGTGTCATTTTCCTAGCTAACTGTCTCATGATGAGAAGTCAACAAGATACGCACAAAAGCCGATAAACGAAAGTTCTTATTAGAGAACTGCCCAGATATCGTTTGCGTAATCAGTGATTTTTCTCCCATAATTGCAATCTTTGTTTGCTGCGGAACACTGAAAAATCAGTTCTGCTATAAGAGCTTGTCAATAAAAAATGCACTTGTAACAAAGTGATAACAAATGTATAAAAGTACGTATACCATAACTGAAGAGAATTAGGAGTAACGTAATGATTCGCCCTTCTTTTGCGTCTAATGCAGATAAAGCGTTACTTTCTGAAAGAATTAACAAATTGTCGGCCGCGTTAGCCGACGGCGTGTATGAAAGAGAGTACACCATTAAACTCTGTTTGCTGGCGGCATTAGCTGGTGAAAGTGTTTTCTTACTTGGCCCTCCTGGTATTGCAAAAAGTTTAATCGCTAAACGCCTTATTCAAGCCTTTGATAACAGTAGTTATTTCGAATACTTAATGACTCGCTTTTCAACCCCTGAAGAGGTGTTTGGTCCGCTCAGTATCCAAGAGCTCAAAGATAACGGGCGTTACGTCCGTTTGACAAAAGGCTACCTACCCACTGCGCAAGTGGTGTTTCTTGATGAGATTTGGAAAGCAGGTCCTGCCATTTTGAACACCTTGCTGACCGTGGTGAATGAGAAAACATTCAAAAACGGCAGCGATATTGAACGTGTTCCAATGCGTTTGCTTATCTCGGCTTCCAATGAATTGCCTGACGAAGACAGCGGCCTAGAAGCACTTTATGACCGTATGTTGGTGCGCGTGTTTGTTAACCGTATTCAGAACAAACAGAATTTTAAATCGATGCTGACGGTTGGCACACCGGAGGAAGCGCGTATTCCTGAAGGGCTTGCGATCACCGACGAAGAGTATCATCAGTGGCAGAAGGCTTTAGAGTCGCTGAAATTAAGCGATCGCGTGTTTGAAAAACTGTTCCAACTGAAAACCATGCTGGAAGAGAAAGCAGAAGCGGTGGGTGCTGATGTTGCGGAGACGGATCTCTACGTTTCTGACCGACGTTGGAAAAAAGCCGTGCGTTTACTCAAAGCCAGTGCGTTCTTTAATGGTCGCGACGAGATCAACCCTCTCGATTTGTTGCTGTTGCAAGATTGCTTGTGGAACAGCCCAGAGTCGCGTGAGGTCGTGACCTCGGTTATCCAAGAGTTTGCGCTTAACTACGCATTTGATCAAAAGGAAGTACAAAGTCAAATCGACTATTGCCGAGAAGAGTTGGCGGACATCCAACAAGAGCTGGAAGAGCAATATGGCATTGTGCTTTCGATGGAATCGTCGGCTGGTCTGCTGCGTAAGGGTAAAGAGGTGCATACTTTTGACACGTCAGAAGCTCGTATTTACAGCGTTGGCCCAACGCGCAACTTGGTCAAATTGGTGCTGCTACAAAGCAACATGTCTGTTTCTGAATCTGAACGTGGTGATAGCCGCTGGGTGTACGTACAGAAAGATGAACTCGATCGAGTGATCAAAGAAGGTCAGGGCGAGCTTTACGGTTTCGTAAACCAAAACACCAATTTATGTCGCTTGAAGTTTGATCTGGATGCATCCAACAACTTGGTGATCAGAGACATTGCCAACCGTGCGGTGTTGGTTAGCTTGGTGACTAAAGATGGTCTAAATGAAGAACATTACCAGAAATGGGCAGAAAAATGTGACAGCGCGTTCAGTAAGCTCACTGACGCAGAACACCATTTACGTAAGGTTCGCTCGGATTTCCACGGTGCGTTGCCGCACAACTTTATCGACCCTGAGTTACCAAGAATGATGGAAGCGACGATCCAACAGGTATCGCATACGTTGGAAAGTGTGAAAAGCGAGAGTGAGAAAACCATGTTCCGTATTAAACACCTCAACGAATACTTCTCGTAAGGAATTAATATGTTAGGAGCCGATGGTTTAAACCTTGCCTTAATGATAGCAGACTCAGGGATTGTTGAGTCTGCGGTGAACGATCTGATGGCACGCTCACAGTTAATGGTGATGGCGGAAAACCGAGGAGTGAAAGCCTCGGTGAAAAACCATTTGTCCAAATGGCGTGGCAGTGTAAAGCGCCGCATTACCAAAGTGTGTGAAACAGAACGCTTCCAACAAGAATTGTCGCTCTATCAAGAAGTGATTCACCTGACGGAAAATGAGTTTTTCGAACGTATTGATGATGTCGTGCGTAAGTTGGAATGGCATTCCGCCTTCTATCTACAAGCAAGACGTTTGCTCGACAAAAACAAAGGGTTAAATAACCCAATGTTTCCTCACTATTTCTGCGATCAGTGGTATCAAAGTCTGTTTGAAGCCATCAAACAAGCCCAGGTGACTGAACTGGAAGTCAATAAAGAGAAAGTCCTCACCGATCTTTATCAACGCATGGAAACCATGAAGAACATGGACAAAGTGACGGATTCTGGTGATGAAGGAAGCGTTGGGCGACTTTGGGACATGGCATCGGCCAAGCTCAGTAAAACAGACGTTTCTGTCATGAAGCGTTACGCTGAGTTTCTGAAAAAGAACAATGGATTACAGGAAATTGCTGAGCAGTTAGGTCGCATGGCCAACGAAGTGGATGATCCCGATCTACAACGCACTCCGGCAGAAGAGTTGCAGATGGTCGAGGAGAAAAGCGACGAAGCGACGGATGATATCGTCGGCATCCATGAAAGTGATGATCTCAACAAATTGCTGCCAAACGAAACCATGTTTTTGGCCTACCCAGAACTGGAAGTGGTGTTCTACAAACATTTGGCTGACAAACGTTTGATGAATTATCGCGTGCAGGGCAAGTCGAGAACGCTGCGCAAGGTAAGAGCGCAAAAGCCGGATAATCAGCAAGTAGAGATTGAGAAAGGGCCGTTTGTGCTGTGCGTTGACGCGTCGGGTTCGATGAGTGGTTTCCCTGAGCAGAGTGCCAAAGCAATGGCTTACGCGCTGATGCAGATTGCGTTAGCTGAAGGGCGTGACTGCTATGTCATGTTATTCTCAACAGAGCAAATTACTTACGAGCTGACCAAGCAAGATGGCCTGCGTGAAGCGGCGGATTTTCTCACCTATACATTTCACGGCGGCACGGCATTTGAACCTGTACTGATGAAATCGATCGAACTCATGAGCGGGGATAAATACCGTAATGCAGATTTGGTGGTGTTATCGGATTTTATTGCTCCTAGACAGTCAGAAGAAATGCTGGCTAAAGTAGAGGCTTTGAAAGAGCAAAAGAACCGTTTCCACGCCGTAAGTTTGTCGAAATATGGTAACCCTGCGTTGATGTCGATGTTCGACCATTGTTGGGCTTATCACCCAGGCCTAGTTGGACGCTTATTGAAAAAGTGGTAAACGAAGAAGAGCTCCTCGAGCTCTTTTTTTGTGCCGTTTCACAATCTTGCATGTCGTGATTTAACTTCAACTTAAGCCGTGGCATGGTAAGTACAATGTAAGCCATAAAAACGGTTGAAGGATTGATGATGACCACCAAAGAACTTGAAGCCTACCTTGATACTTTTGTTTGCGCAGAAAGCAGCTTTCCATTTGGCCCGGAAGCCTTAGTCTTTAAGGTCAAAGACAAAATGTTTGCGATTCTAGCCAGCCGAGAAGGGCGAGAATACATTACACTTAAAGCGAAGCCCGAAGATGGCGAAGTGTTAACGTCTCAGTTTGAATCCATCACACCGGGTTACCACACCAATAAGCGCCACTGGATCACTGTGTACTTAAATGGCGATGTGGAATCGGGTTTGATTGAAGATTTGTGCCAACGTTCATATCAATTGGTGGTGGACAAGCTGCCTAAGTCGCAGCGTCCTTAAATCAAGTGATGCAATAAGACTATTGGGGGTAAGGGGATGCGCTCATTAGAACAATGGCTGGATGCCTACGGTGAAAGTCATCAAAATTCGACCAATCAAAAAATCCATACCTTTGCTGTGCCGGGGATTTTCTTTTCGATCGTAGCGCTGATTTGGTCGCTGCCTTCGCTTCCTCTGCCTGTTCTGTCGCTGAACTGGGTCTGGGTTGCCGCTTTGCCAGTTTGGTGGTTCTACTATCGGCTGTCGCTTAGTGTTTTTTTGATGATGCTGGGTTATACCCTTGCCAGTATCGCGCTCGCTTGGAGTGTTGAACTGTTGGGGCTGCCCTTAACTGAGATGGCTGTTGGTCTTTTTGTTGTCTTGTGGATTTTTCAGTTTGTCGGCCACAAGATTGAAGGGAAAAAGCCTTCGTTTTTTGAGGACCTGAAGTTTTTGCTGATTGGTCCGGTTTGGGTGTTTATGCGTCATAAATAATGGCGCATAAACAGATTCTCTTATAGAAGGCTTTAGCTGAAAAACAACCAGATACCGACGCCAATCATCAAACTACCAGCAATTCGGTTCAAGCGACGCACGTTTTGTGATTGACCAAGCAAGCGTTTCAAACCTTTACCACCAGTGGCGTAGAGCGTCATACACACAAACTCTGAAATCAGAATAATTCCGACCAGCAGAAAAAGCTGTGGTGGTAGTGGCGCGCTTTTGTCGATAAAAGGGGGTAAGAGAGAAATCATAAATGCCCAGCCTTTCGGATTGGCAATGGCAGTAATGAACCCTTGCATAATCAATTGCCAATTATTCGCGCGGCTGACAGGGCCTGTTTCAGCAGAAAGAGACAGCTTTCCACGAGAGCGCCACATTTGGATGCCTAAGTAAACCAAATAGGTCGCGCCCAATATTTTGAAACTAATGAACAGCATAGGGTAATTGAGCATAACGGCGGCAATACCGACGACCGCTGCAACGGAAACAACCGCAACACCAACCAGCTCTCCGAGCATCATCCAAAGTGTGCGTTTATATCCAATGCTCATACCAAGGGTTAAGGCTAAAGTCATACACATCCCCGGGGTGATAGAGACAAAGAAAAAGGTTGGGATGAAAGCAGAAAGTAGCGCGAAGTTCATGGAGCGAAAATGCCTCACAATATGGGACAAAAGTAACGTAAAGATACAATTACTAACAAATAACTCTGCATAGCATACTCAATTCGTGACATTTGTCGAAATGTATTTGTGACTAATCACGCTGTTTTCTTTCCCCATTCCACTTCGAAAACGATCTCAATCACACATTGATACAAAGGCGATAGAAAATTTTCATTCGCGTTCTATTATCTCATCGAAACGTTTCGATGAGATTTTTTCTCTAACGCGAATCGATAGAGTTCACCCAAATTGAGAAACAAAAATGAAAAAAAGTGCCCTGCTAAACTCTGAACTTTCCTACCTCGTGGCCACCTTAGGTCACACGGACGAGATCACGATTTGTGATGCTGGTTTGCCGATCCCAGATGGCGTCTCTCGCATTGATTTGGCGTTGACTCACGGTGTGCCAAGTTTTATTGAAACCGTACGAGTGATGCTCTCTGAATCGCAAATCGAAGGGGCAATTGTGGCCACGGAGTTTGCAGAGGTAAGCCCTGAGCTTTATCAGGCATTAGTGGCTGAGCTTCAATGTGAAGAAGAAAAAACAGGCAAAGTGTTGTC encodes:
- a CDS encoding coniferyl aldehyde dehydrogenase gives rise to the protein MELKQRLSQQLKESRDAFLRNPYPTYQKRLENLNKLESLIKAHQAEIIYAIEQDFGTRSISETGLLELFTSIETIRDAKKQLKKWMKPSHRHTSVWFFPAKNRVVPQPLGVVGVIVPWNYPLMLTIGPLVAALAAGNRVMLKMSQNSPHLAQLLVELFEAQFNRDEVAIYADEAEMGPEFSKLKFDHLLFTGSTKTGRAVMQSAANNLVPVTLELGGKSPVILDEKFDVKIALERLLGGKLYNCGQTCIAPDYLFVPQSRLNEVVETTKAIMAKRFRTIQHQDYTSIIDANAFERLTHLLSDAKEKGAKLINCIPDSEPERGSRKLPFYLVTEVESDMAVMQEEIFGPILPIITYQHIDEVFHYIAQRPRPLALYLFSEDKWLQKKFTQETLSGGLCINDVMLHVAQHDLPFGGVGESGMGHYHGREGFNTFSKLKPVMTQSRFALTPLFYSPYSGFAKSILNVMINRKIGNYESAIQQKLTSLLRIIGRDVS
- a CDS encoding c-type cytochrome, whose translation is MLRPILCLVATAFTFTAHANALQGNPELGKVKSPSCVFCHGASGVAANNAYPHLAGQNEQYLFDSMKSYQNGQRTGPLADMMQAQLQRLNDQDLRDVAAYYAQQTR
- the ltaE gene encoding low-specificity L-threonine aldolase, whose product is MDFRSDTVTRPTPAMREAMANAIVGDDVYGDDPTVNELEAFAAKEAGFEAALFTTSGTQANLLGLMAHCERGDEYLCGQQAHNYRYEAGGAAVLGSIQPQPVENNPDGTLPFDKLAAAIKPDDSHFARTKLLSLENTINGKVLPLSYLQEARAFVDKHNLKLHLDGARVYNAATALDVPVRDIAQYFDSMTICLSKGLGAPVGSLLLGSKEYIAKARRLRKMVGGGMRQAGILAAAGKLALTEQVAQLKVDHANAKALAQGLSELPGVHVNPDFVQTNIVFAKLDDNVDINAIAQKLAEESIIITPGNPIRFVTHKDISRQDIDLFLEKLRFFLG
- a CDS encoding NUDIX hydrolase, with translation MSTVIHKWKNIALIEEEVLLPTGHAIAHTTIQHPGASVILPVTEEGNIILINQFRPSLKKWLLELPAGTKEQGEDPQHCAERELEEETGYSAEEFISLGQVTPLAGFCDEIQYLFVAKKLTQTNRYQCDEDEVIQVVSLSLEQLEEKIRDGSISDAKTIACLSKAKLCGYI
- a CDS encoding ATPase RavA domain-containing protein, translated to MIRPSFASNADKALLSERINKLSAALADGVYEREYTIKLCLLAALAGESVFLLGPPGIAKSLIAKRLIQAFDNSSYFEYLMTRFSTPEEVFGPLSIQELKDNGRYVRLTKGYLPTAQVVFLDEIWKAGPAILNTLLTVVNEKTFKNGSDIERVPMRLLISASNELPDEDSGLEALYDRMLVRVFVNRIQNKQNFKSMLTVGTPEEARIPEGLAITDEEYHQWQKALESLKLSDRVFEKLFQLKTMLEEKAEAVGADVAETDLYVSDRRWKKAVRLLKASAFFNGRDEINPLDLLLLQDCLWNSPESREVVTSVIQEFALNYAFDQKEVQSQIDYCREELADIQQELEEQYGIVLSMESSAGLLRKGKEVHTFDTSEARIYSVGPTRNLVKLVLLQSNMSVSESERGDSRWVYVQKDELDRVIKEGQGELYGFVNQNTNLCRLKFDLDASNNLVIRDIANRAVLVSLVTKDGLNEEHYQKWAEKCDSAFSKLTDAEHHLRKVRSDFHGALPHNFIDPELPRMMEATIQQVSHTLESVKSESEKTMFRIKHLNEYFS
- the viaA gene encoding ATPase RavA stimulator ViaA; this translates as MLGADGLNLALMIADSGIVESAVNDLMARSQLMVMAENRGVKASVKNHLSKWRGSVKRRITKVCETERFQQELSLYQEVIHLTENEFFERIDDVVRKLEWHSAFYLQARRLLDKNKGLNNPMFPHYFCDQWYQSLFEAIKQAQVTELEVNKEKVLTDLYQRMETMKNMDKVTDSGDEGSVGRLWDMASAKLSKTDVSVMKRYAEFLKKNNGLQEIAEQLGRMANEVDDPDLQRTPAEELQMVEEKSDEATDDIVGIHESDDLNKLLPNETMFLAYPELEVVFYKHLADKRLMNYRVQGKSRTLRKVRAQKPDNQQVEIEKGPFVLCVDASGSMSGFPEQSAKAMAYALMQIALAEGRDCYVMLFSTEQITYELTKQDGLREAADFLTYTFHGGTAFEPVLMKSIELMSGDKYRNADLVVLSDFIAPRQSEEMLAKVEALKEQKNRFHAVSLSKYGNPALMSMFDHCWAYHPGLVGRLLKKW
- a CDS encoding MmcQ/YjbR family DNA-binding protein yields the protein MTTKELEAYLDTFVCAESSFPFGPEALVFKVKDKMFAILASREGREYITLKAKPEDGEVLTSQFESITPGYHTNKRHWITVYLNGDVESGLIEDLCQRSYQLVVDKLPKSQRP
- a CDS encoding DUF962 domain-containing protein, producing the protein MRSLEQWLDAYGESHQNSTNQKIHTFAVPGIFFSIVALIWSLPSLPLPVLSLNWVWVAALPVWWFYYRLSLSVFLMMLGYTLASIALAWSVELLGLPLTEMAVGLFVVLWIFQFVGHKIEGKKPSFFEDLKFLLIGPVWVFMRHK
- a CDS encoding LysE family translocator is translated as MNFALLSAFIPTFFFVSITPGMCMTLALTLGMSIGYKRTLWMMLGELVGVAVVSVAAVVGIAAVMLNYPMLFISFKILGATYLVYLGIQMWRSRGKLSLSAETGPVSRANNWQLIMQGFITAIANPKGWAFMISLLPPFIDKSAPLPPQLFLLVGIILISEFVCMTLYATGGKGLKRLLGQSQNVRRLNRIAGSLMIGVGIWLFFS
- the rbsD gene encoding D-ribose pyranase, translating into MKKSALLNSELSYLVATLGHTDEITICDAGLPIPDGVSRIDLALTHGVPSFIETVRVMLSESQIEGAIVATEFAEVSPELYQALVAELQCEEEKTGKVLSLTHVSHEEFKQRTESSKAVVRTGECTPYANVIFQAGVVF